From the genome of Propionispora hippei DSM 15287:
GTGCGTACTTGTTATCGAAGGAGTTCATTTGTTAATATTAGTATCAGATATCCCTTTGCTAAGCTGATCGCTGAGTTACGGGAAATAAAGCTTAGCAGCCAAGATGAAAGGAGAAGGGTATGAAAGTATTATTGGTAAACGGCAGTCCAAATCCAGAAGGATGTACTTACACGGCTTTGAAGGAGGTAGCGGGTCAATTAGAGAAAAACGGAATTGAAACGGAAATATTTCATATCGGGAAACAAGCCGTTCAAGGCTGCATCGCTTGCGGCAAGTGTGCCGAGTTGGGCAGATGTGTCTTTAAAGATGACCTCTATAATGAATTATTGAAACGTATAAAAGAAGCAGCCGGAATCGTAATCGGCTCGCCGGTTTATGTTGCCGGTCCCAACGGCTCCCTTTGTGCGATACTTGACCGTATATTTTATTCAGCAAGAGAGTATTTGACCAATAAACCGTCCGCGGCGGTTGTGAGTTG
Proteins encoded in this window:
- a CDS encoding flavodoxin family protein, with the translated sequence MKVLLVNGSPNPEGCTYTALKEVAGQLEKNGIETEIFHIGKQAVQGCIACGKCAELGRCVFKDDLYNELLKRIKEAAGIVIGSPVYVAGPNGSLCAILDRIFYSAREYLTNKPSAAVVSCRRGGASSTFDRLNKYLTVNQMPVVTSQYWNSVHGFTPEDVKKDLEGLQTMRVLGNNMAWMLKTISESKHPLPEREERILTHFIR